One Punica granatum isolate Tunisia-2019 chromosome 3, ASM765513v2, whole genome shotgun sequence genomic window carries:
- the LOC116201508 gene encoding malate dehydrogenase, glyoxysomal: MEANQRIARINAHLHPPNFQVEESSSLRRANCRAKGAGPGFKVAILGAAGGIGQPLSMLMKMNPLVSVLHLYDVVNTPGVTADIGHMDTGAVVRGFLGQQQLEEALTGMDLVIIPAGVPRKPGMTRDDLFKINAGIVRTLCEGIVKSCPRAIVNLISNPVNSTVPIAAEVFKKAGTYDPRHLLGVTMLDVVRANTFVAEVLGIDPRQVDVPVVGGHAGVTILPLLSQVKPPSTFTPEETEYLTTRIQNGGTEVVEAKAGAGSATLSMAYAAVKFADACLRGLSGDDGVIECAFVSSQVTELPFFATKVRLGRNGAEEVFPLGPLNEYERAGLEKAKKELAGSIQKGVSFIRN; encoded by the exons ATGGAGGCCAATCAGCGGATTGCGAGGATCAATGCCCATCTTCACCCCCCCAATTTCCAG GTGGAGGAGAGTTCGAGCTTGAGGCGCGCGAACTGCAGGGCCAAAGGTGCAGGGCCTGGGTTTAAGGTTGCAATTTTGGGGGCTGCAGGCGGGATCGGGCAGCCATTGTCTATGTTGATGAAGATGAATCCGCTGGTTTCAGTTCTTCATCTTTATGATGTTGTGAACACTCCTGGTGTCACCGCCGATATCGGCCACATGGACACTGGAGCTGTG GTGCGCGGGTTTCTCGGACAGCAGCAGCTAGAAGAGGCCCTAACTGGAATGGACCTTGTGATCATCCCTGCTGGTGTGCCTCGGAAACCTGGGATGACAAGAGATGATCTCTTCAAGATCAATGCTGGAATTGTTAGGACCCTCTGTGAGGGAATCGTGAAGAGCTGCCCAAGAGCTATTGTCAATCTCATCAGCAATCCTGTCAACTCCACTGTCCCCATTGCTGCAGAAGTCTTCAAGAAAGCTGGGACTTATGATCCAAGGCACCTCCTAGGTGTTACCATGCTCGATGTTGTCAGGGCAAATACCTTTGTG GCAGAGGTACTTGGCATCGACCCTAGGCAAGTCGATGTTCCAGTTGTTGGGGGTCATGCTGGAGTTACGATTCTACCACTTCTTTCTCAG GTTAAGCCTCCAAGCACCTTCACTCCAGAGGAAACCGAGTACCTGACAACACGCATTCAGAATGGCGGGACAGAAGTTGTTGAG GCAAAAGCTGGAGCTGGCTCTGCAACGCTATCAATG GCGTATGCTGCTGTTAAATTTGCCGATGCATGCCTCCGTGGGCTTAGCGGAGATGATGGGGTCATCGAATGCGCGTTTGTTTCTTCTCAG GTTACAGAACTTCCATTCTTTGCAACCAAGGTACGGCTTGGCCGAAATGGAGCCGAGGAGGTTTTCCCTCTGGGACCCCTGAACGAGTATGAGAG AGCTGGACTCGAGAAGGCAAAGAAAGAGCTGGCTGGAAGCATTCAAAAGGGTGTGTCCTTCATCAGGAACTGA